A window of Burkholderiales bacterium genomic DNA:
CCAGCTCGCCGCCTTTTTCTACCTGTAAAAACGGCTTGGCGCGCCGGCACAGGGTGCTAGAATTGCGTCCCGATTTTCCCCGGAACCGGTCCATGGCGCTCCTGGAGATCCGCAACGTCACCCGCCGCTTCGGCGACTTCACGGCGGTGGATCACGTGAGCCTTTCCATCGAGGCGGGGGAGTTCTTCACCCTGCTGGGCCCCTCTGGCTGCGGCAAGACCACGCTGCTCAGGATGATCGCCGGCTTCGACCTGCCCGACGAGGGGCAGATCGTCCTGGACGGCCGAGACTTGGGCGCCACCCCGCCCGAGAAGCGGCCGATCCACACCGTGTTCCAGAGCTACGCCCTCTTCCCCCACATGACGGTGGCGGACAACGTGGCCTTCCCCCTCAAGATGGCGGGCCGGGACCCGGCCACTATCAAGGCCAAGGTGGCCGAGGCGCTGGAGGCGGTGCACCTCTCGGACAAGGCCGAGCGCTTCCCCCACGAGCTCTCCGGTGGCCAGAAGCAGCGGGTGGCCCTCGCCCGGGGCATCGTCAACCGGCCCCGCCTGCTGCTCCTGGACGAGCCGCTGGGGGCCCTGGACGCCAAGCTGCGAGAGGAGATGCAGCTCGAGCTCATCAAGCTGCAGCGAGATGTGGGCATCACCTTCGTCTTCGTCACCCATTCCCAGGCCGAGGCCCTGGCCCTCTCCCACCGCATCGCCGTCATGAACCGGGGCCGCATCGAGCAGGTGGACGAGCCCTCCCGGCTCTACAGTTTCCCCAAGAGCCGCTTCGTCGCCGACTTCATCGGCAACATCAACCTGATGGAGGCGGAGGTGAAGGAGGCCACCCCCACCCACCTGGTGCTCACCGTGCCCGGGCTGGGGGAAATCCACGCGCCCCCCGCCGACGGCGTGCGGCCCGGGACGAAAGGCGCGTTCGCCATCCGCCCCGAGCAGGTGCGCATCACCACCCCCGGGGCGGCGGAGCTCAAGAACCACTTCCCGGGTAGGGTGCACGATTTCCTCTACGTGGGCGACGTGACCACCTACATCGTGGACCTGGAGAACGGGGCCCGGGTGGAGGCCCTGCTCGCCAACTCGGCCCCGGGCCGGGCCCGTTTCTTCGAGGTGGGGGACCCGGTGGACGTGGCCTGGCGGCACGACGCGGGGGTGTTCCTGAGTGAATAGGATCTCCGGGGGACGGCTGACCCGTGCTCTGGTGAGCGGGCCGCCTTTTCTCTTCCTCCTGCTCTTCTTCTTGCTGCCCTCCGTCATCATGGTGGTGGCCTCCTTCCGCCATCCCGGCGAGTTCGGTGGGCTCGCCCCCCTGTTTCCCGCCGCGCCCGGGGAGGAGGCAGGCCTCACCCTGGAGAACTACCGCATCTTCTTCGGCGACTGGATCTACTTCCAAATCTTCCTCAAGTCCTTCGTGATCGCCGCGCTCACCACCCTGGTATGCCTGGCGATTGCCTATCCCCTGGCGCTGCTCATCGCCCGGAGCCCCCGCAGGTACCGGGACCTCATGGTGCTGCTGGTGGTGCTGCCCTTCGCCAGCAACTTCCTGGTGCGGGTCTACGCCTGGATGATCATCCTGGGGCCCTTCGAGCTGCTATTCACTCGCACGGCGGTGATCGTGGGCATGGTCTACGTGCACCTGCCGTTCATGGTGCTGCCCCTGTACACCAACCTGGAGAAGCACGACCCGGCCCTGCTGGACGCGGCCCAGGACCTGGGCGCCAACGCCTGGCACCGCTTCTGGAAGGTGACCTTTCCGCTCTCCCTGCCCGGGGTCTTCGCCGGCTCGGCCCTGGTGTTCATCCCGGTGCTGGGGATGTTCGCCATCCCCGAAATCCTGGGCGGCATCGGGGACTGGATGGTGGGCAACATGATTAAGGAGGCGTTCCTGGGGGTGCGGGACTGGCCGTTCGGCTCCATGCTGTCCCTCATGCTCACCGTGTGCGTGCTGGCGGTGGCGGGCCTGACGGCCTGGTTCGCGGGGCGGAAGCTGCGCCATGCGTAGGCTGGGCCTCGGCGTCGAAGTGCTGGCCATCGCCATGCTCTTCTGGAGTTGCTTCGCCGGCGAGGCGCGCTACGCGCTCTTCGCCGCCGGCTGCCTCCTGCTTGGTGCCGCCGCGGCCTTGGGCTGGTTCGGCGAGCGGCGCCGCATGCCCGATTTCTGGCTCTGGTACGCGAGCCTTCTCGCCTACGCCTTCCTCTACGTCCCACTCATCATCGTCGTCACCTTCTCCTTCAACGACTCCAAGCTCAACGCGGAGTGGGTGGGCTTCACCCTGGACTGGTACCGGCGGCTCATCAACAACGCCGACATGCTGACGGCAGCCCGCAACTCGGTGCTGATCGCCCTGACCGCCGCCGGCATCGCCACGGTGCTCGGCACCATGGCCGGCATCGCCATGCACCGCTACCGCTCGCGGTTCCTGCCCTTCCTGGTGTTCACGCCGGTCGCCATGCCGGAGATCCTGCTGGGGGTGTCGCTCCTCATCTACTTCCTGAACTCCCTGAAGCCGCTCCTGTCGGCGGTGGGAGTGGAGTTCGACCTGGGGCTCGTCACCGTGATCATCGCCCACATCACCTTTTGCATCGGCTTCGTCGCCATCATCGTGCGCGCGCGCCTAGCGGGCATGGACGAGAGCATTTTCGAGGCGGCCCGGGACCTGGGGGCGAGCCCGTGGCAAACCTTCCGCCTGGTGACCCTGCCCTTGATCCTGCCGGGGATCATCGCCGGGGCGCTCATGGCGTTCACCCTCTCCATCGACGATTTCGTGATCACCTTTTTCACCTCCGGCGTAGGTACCAAGACGCTGCCCCTGGAGATCTACACCATGATCAAGGTGGCCGTGACCCCCGAGGTGAACGCAGTGTCGGCCCTGATGATGCTGATCACCCTGGCCATGATCGTCATCGCCGGGCGCGTGGCTCCGGACGTGCTGAGGGCCAAGGCGTGAAGCGGGGCCGCCGGCGGGCGCTGCAGGCGCTCTTTGCCGCGGCGGGGCTTGCCCTTTCGCCCGGGATTCGTCCCGCCCGGGCCCAGCAGCCGGTGCTGCGCCTGTTCAACTGGAACAACTACATCACCGAGGAGTCGGTCCGCGCCTTCGAGTCCCGGTGCGGCTGCCGCCTGGCCCAGGACTATTACGCCGACAACGAGGAGATGCTGGCCAAGCTCGCCGCCGGCGCCACGGGCTACGATCTCCTGGTGCCCACGGGCAACGCGGTGGAGGCGCTCATCAAGTCCGACCAGCTTCGCCCCCTGGACAAGTCGAAGATCCCCAACCTGGTCAACGTCAAGCCCCAGTTCCTAGACCCCTGGTTCGATCCCGGCAACCGATACTCGGTGCCCTACATGTACACGTTGACCATCGTCGGGTACAACAACCAGAGAATGCAGGCGCTGGAGCTGCCCACCGACACCTGGGCCCTCATCTTCGACCCGAAGCACCTGCGCAAGATCAAAGGCAAGGTCACGGTGCTGGACAGCCAGCGGGAGTTGTTCGCCGCCGCCTTGATCTACCTCGGCTACGACGCCAACGAGAGCGACGAGAAGAAGCTCAAGGAAGCCCGTGACCTCATCATCGAGGCCAAGCCCTACTGGGCGGCGTTCAACGCCGGCAGCTATTTCAAGGAGCTCGCCATCGGCAACGTCTGGGTCGCCCACGGCTACTCCAACGATTTCTACACGGCCCAGCAGGACGCCCGGGCGGCCGGGCGGCCTTTCACCATCGGCTATTCGACGCCGAAGGAGGGGGCGGTTTTCGCCCTGGACAACCTGGTGATCCACAAAACCGGCCAGCGTCCCGACCTGGCCCACCTGTTCATCAACTTCTGGTTGGAAGGGGAGGCTTCGGCCGCCATCACCAACGAGATCGGCGCCGGCAACCCCAACATGAGGGCGATGCAGTTCATCAAGCCGGAGATCGCGGCAAACCGCGACCTGTTCCCGGACGCGGAGCAGTTCAAGCGGCTCCGCGACCTGCGGGACTACGACCGCAAGACCCGCCGGTTGCTCAACCGGCTGTGGGTAGAGGTCAAGGTCCGCTGAAGGCTTCCTGGAACTTGCGCGCGAAAGCCTGCACCATCTCCGCCGGCAGCCCGTTGATGCCGCCGGCCGCCGGGCGCCCGCCGCCGGAGGGAAACTGCCGGCACAGGGCGTCGGCTCCCGCGGGGCGGGCGACCGGGGCGCGCACGCTCACCGTGTAGCCGCCGGCGACCGAAGGAACCAGCACCGCGTGGGCCCGCGCCGGGTGGGCGCGGGCCAGGCGATTGGCGAAGGCGCCGGAGACGCGCCGCGCCCACGCCGCGTCGGGCAGCAGGTAGATCGTCCCTGCCGCAGTCTCCTCCAGAGGCTCCAGCGCCTGCGCCCGCGCTATGTCATCGGCATAGCCGCGGCGCAGCCGCTCGAACGCCGGCTCCCGGGCGATGAACTGGAATGGATCGGCATAGCGGCTCAGGCGCCGGTAAAGCTCGGCGGGGTGGAAGTACAGGTCCTCCACCGTCTCCCCGTAGGCGTTGTAGTTGAGGGCCTCCCCCAGCTCCCGCAGCTTCTCGAGCCCTTCCTCCGAAAGCCCCAGGGGAAGCGCGGCCCGGCGGGCGGAATCGAACAGGTTGTCGCCGAAGGCCGCCACCACCGCCCAGGCTCGATGGCGGCCGTGGAGGTAACGGTCCACCAGCAGGCTGGTGCACAGGTCCGGCGCCGGGTCGATGTGGGCTTCCAGGTGGGGGTGGCGTGGAATTTCCCCCGCGTAGTGGTGATCGAAGTAGAGGCACCTGGCGCCGGCTTCGAGCGCGTGGGCGAGGGCATCGCGGTTTTCCGCGAGAGAGATGTCCAGCACCGTGAGCACGTCGCCGGGCGCAGGCGCGACGCGCTGGAGCAGCCGCACGTCGCGCTTGACGCCGGTCACCAGCACGGCCTCGCACGGTTCCACGAGCCGGAGCTGGTGCAGGGCGCAGAGGCCGTCGGCGTCGCCGTTGAAGATGTCGTAGAATGCCACCGTTTTCGCCTTCCGCTCAGCCATGCGCGAGCCTTCCGATGAAGCCCCGACGCCAGCGCTTCGCCCTTTCCGGCTGAGCCTCTACGCCGCCCTAGCATATACACTGCTCATCGCCTATGCCAGCCTGACGCCCTTCGCCGGCTGGCAGGCGCCGGGGCGGCCCCTGCTGGAGTTCGTGCTCGCCTCGTGGCCCCGCTACGTGACCCGGGGCGACGTGCTGATCAACATGGCCGCGTACCTTCCCTTCGGCTTCCTGGTCATCGTGTCGCTTCCCCGGCGATGGCCCAAGTCCGTGGCCGTGGCCGTCACCTGCCTGCTGGGGGTGGGCCTGAGCTTCTTCATGGAATTCGGGCAGCAGTTCGTACCCGGCCGCATCGCCTCCAACCTGGATCTGCTCACCAACGGGGCCGGGTCGTTGCTAGGCGCGGCGCTCGCCGTGCCCCTGCTCCGGCGGCCGGCAACCCTCTCCACCCTGACGGGCGTGCGCGACTACTGGTTCCACACCGGCCGCGCCACCGACGCGGGGCTGGTGCTCCTGGCGCTGTTCTTTTTCGCCCAGGCGAACCCTTCCCTGCCCTGGATGGCGAGCCGGGTGTTCGAAGCCGCCGTGCCCCTGGAACCCGCCCCCGTGCAAGGGTTTTCCTTCACCCAGCTCGGCCTTTCCATGACCAACGCCCTGGCCCTCTCCATGCTGATCTCCCTGCTCACGCCGAGGCCGCGCCCGCGCTTCTGGCTGTGTACCCTGGCGCTGGTGGCCATCGCCCTGGGCAAGCTCCTCGCGGCCCACCTGCTGCTCAAGCCCGAGGCGGTGCTGCAATGGCTGAGCGTGGAAGCGGGCCTGGGAACCGCCTACGGGCTCGCCTTCGCCGGCCTGGTGCTGCGCCTGGGGCGCGTCCCCCGGGCCTGGGTGGGAATGGCAGGGGCCGCCGCCAGCCTGGTCTTCGCCTACGCCTTCGAGCACGCCGCCACCCCTTCGGCGGTGCTGCGCCTGTTCGACTGGCGCTACGGGCATCTGCTCAACTTCAACGGCATCACCCGCTTCGTGGCGGAGTTGTGGCCAGTGCTGGCGCTGGGCTATTTCGCCCTCACCGGCCCAGGTGCGCGTAGGGCGGAAGGGTCTGCAGCCGCGGGTCCTCCACGGGTCCGCCGGCGGTGAAGTGGTAGAGGGACTGGAACGAGCGATCCTCGATCCCGAGAAGCCGGTGCATCGCGTCGTCGAAGAAGCAGCCGATGCCGGTGCCCCGGATGCCCGCCGCTTCCGCCTCCAGGTACAGGATCTGGCCGAGCAGCCCCGTCTCCCAGTAGAGTTCCCGGTACACCCAGGGTCCCGCGGCGAGGGCCGCCTCGAACTCGGCCAGGAAACCCAAGGCGAAGCAGGAATCGGCCGCGATGTCCTGGTGGCAAGAGACGAGGCGGGCCGCGTCCCGGGCATCCCCTTCGGCGAGCAGATACAAGGGCAGGTGGGCCGGCGCCCCTTCGACCCGCCGCCACTCCCAATCGCCCCGCAGCGCCCCGCGCAGCCGCGGGCCCGCCTCCGGATCCCGCGCCAGGGCGTAGAGGCCCGGCGCCACCCCCTCCACCCGGTGGACGAAGAGCATGGGATGGACCCGCGGCCGCCAGGGCCAGGCGTCCAGGGGCGGCACGCAGGGGCGCGGAAGCAGGGCATCCAGCAGGGCGAACCAGCGGGCCGCGGAAAGGGAAGTCACGCCGTCGAAGTCCACCGCGCTGCGCCGCTGGCGGATGAGCCGGGCGGCCGGAAGCCCGCAGCCAGTAGGCGTCAACGGTGGCAGCGGTGCCGGAACCCAGGACGGCGGTTCCAGCCCGGCGGGCCGGCGGGTTGCCCGCTCCACTTCGTCGATCCCCCGCCAGTGGACGTGTTCGGGGCTCAGCCGGTTGGGGCGCCCGGCGAAGCGCAGACCGTCCAACGGCATCTCGATGCCCCCGGCCGGCAGGAGGCCCGGGCCGATCCAGAGCAGCGCATCGGGAAACTCGGGCTCCGCCTCGCCCCAGGGGCCGGCGAGCCCCAGCAGCGCGCGCAGCGCTTCGTCTCCCACCCCGGGCGCGAGCCGCGCGGCCCATCCCAGGGAAGCGGCCGCGTAGGCGAATGCGCCGAGGGCATGGCCGCCATCGTGCTGGCAGTAGCGCCAGGCGCGCACGCCGTATTTCCACGCTTCGCGCCAGTGGATGCTCGTTATGGCCACCAGCACGCCGCCCGCAAGGGCCCGATCCCACCGCTGCGTCTCTCCGGGGATCCCGCGGCGTTCGAGGACGTGGTCCCGGCTTACGTAGTGGTACACGCCCCGGGGAAGCCCGGGCAGCTCGCCGCAGACTAGGTAGCCTTCCGTGGGATGGAGGTTGCCGCTGGAGGGATTGCAGCGCAGGGCCCAGCGGCTCGGGCCGTAGCGCTTCCAGGCGGAGAGCCCCAGGGAGAGCTCGAACAGGAGGGCGATGGATTCCCGATCGAGGGGACGGGGAGCAGGTCGATCGCCCCTTCGCACCGCTTCGAAGGGCGTCGGCAGCCGGTCGGCGGCCAGGGGCAGGGCCAGCCGTTCCGCGCCGGTATAAGTGCGGAAGGGATCCGGCTGGTTGGCCCAGTCGAGACCTCCCGGGCCGGGGGCGTACCGGTCCAGGTGGTGCTTGCTCGCCTCGTGGTAGCGCAGCACCACGGCGAGGGGATTCGCCAGAGCCGATTCCGGCTTCATCGACGCCGTCTCTCCTCCGCCGGCAACGGGTTCAGGCGTTCGCGGGGGCCGCGCAATCCCGCGCGCCGGGAGGGGGATCGCCAACTGGTATAATTTCGCATTCGCATCCTTTCCGTCCTCTCCCGCCATCGTGAGCTATTACAAGTACCACGTCTTCTTCTGCTGCAACCAGCGGCAGGCAGGGGAGGCGTGCTGCAACAACCACGGCGCCCAGACCATGCGAGCCTACGCCAAAGAGCAGGTCAAGGCGCTCAAGCTCGCCGGTCCCGGGAAAGTGCGCATCAACCAGGCGGGCTGCCTGGACCGGTGCAGCGAGGGGCCCGTGCTGGTGGTCTATCCCGAGGGGATCTGGTACACCTACGTGGACCAGGACGACATCGACGAAATCATCCGGGAGCACCTGGTGCATGGGCGCGTCGTGGAGCGGCTGCGCATCTGAGCCCAGGCCTTCTGCGCTCGCGCACCATCGCTAGCCATGCAGCGCCCTTCGCCCGCCATGCTGATCCCCGGCCCCGCGGGCCCCATTGAAGCGGCCCTGGCCGATCCCGGCCCGTCCCGCAGGGGCATCGCCGTCATCGCCCACCCCCATCCCCTCTACGGCGGGACCATGGACAACAAAGTAGTCACCACCCTGGCCCGGGCGTTCGAGGGGGAGGGGTTCGCCGCCGTGCGCTTCAACTTCCGGGGCGTGGGACAGAGCGCCGGCGCCTTCGACGAAGGCGAGGGGGAGACCGACGACGCGGTGGCGGTGGCGAAGTGGGCCCTCTCTGCCTTGGGCCAAAGCCCCCTGTGGCTCGCCGGCTTCTCCTTCGGCGCCGCCATCCAGGCCCGGGCCGCGGAGCGGCTCCAGCCCGCCCGCCTAGTGCTGGTGGCGCCGGCGGTGACCCGCGTAGCGACGCCCAGCGTGCCGGAGGACGCCCTGGTCATCCACGGCGAGCGCGACGACGTGGTGCCCCTGGGCGAGGTCATGGACTGGGCGCGCCCCCAGGGGCTGCCGGTGCTGGTCATTCCCGGGGGCGAGCACTTTTTTCACGGGCGCCTGCCCCTGCTCAGGCGCCTGGTCGCCGCCGCATGCAGGTCCTGACCGCTCGGGGGCTGCGCAAGTTTTACGGGACCCGCGAGGTGGTGCGGGGCGTGGACCTGGCGGTCCAGCGCGGCCAATGCTTCGGTCTCCTGGGCCCCAACGGGGCGGGCAAGACCACCACCCTGCGGCTGTGCCTGGGGCTCACCGACCCCGACGGCGGCGAGATCCACCTGCTGGGAGAGCCGGTGCCCCAGCGGGCCCGGGAAGCCCGCACGCGGGTGGGGGTGGTGCCCCAGTTCGACAACCTGGACCCGGATTTCACCGTGGCCGAGAACCTGCTGGTGTTCGGGCGCTATTTCGGTCTGGATGACGAAACGGTGGCGCGGCGCGTTCCCGAGCTGCTGGCCTTCGCCGGGCTCGAGGGCCGGGCCGACACCCGCATCCAGACCCTTTCGGGGGGCATGCGCCGACGCCTCACCCTGGCCCGGGCCCTAGTGAATGATCCCGACCTCCTGTTCCTGGACGAGCCCACCACCGGGCTCGATCCCCAGGCGCGGCACCTGATTTGGGAGCGCCTCAAGCAGTTGCTCGCCCTCGGCAAGACCATCGTGCTCACCACCCATTTCATGGACGAGGCCGAGCGGCTGTGCGACACCCTCTCAGTCATGGACCACGGCCGCATCATCGCCCATGGCTCGCCCCGGGCCCTGATCCGGCACCATATCGAGCGGGAGGTGGTGGAGGTGTACGGCGAGGGCGTGCAGGCCTGGGCGCGGGAGCAGGCGCAGGGGCTGTGCCGGCGAGTGGAGGTCGCCGGGGAGACCGCCTTCTGCTATTGTGACGGTGCCCAGCCCATCATCGCCGACCTGGAGGGCCGGCCGGGACTTCGCTATCTCCACCGGCCCGCCAACCTGGAAGACGTGTTCCTGAAGCTCACCGGGCGGGACATCCGCGATTGACTTTCTACTAAGAGAAACCCCGTGAGCGCCCAGTTTCCCGCCGCCCGCCCGTTCAACGGCTTCAACCCCAAGCACCTGCAGCCGCCCCGGCTGTCGCTACGCTTCGTGCCCGTATGGCGGCGCAATTTCCTGGTGTGGCGCAAGCTCGCCATCCCCTCCATGCTGGGCAACCTGGCCGACCCCATGCTCTACATGCTCGCCCTGGGCTTCGGGCTGGGGGGCCTGCTCCCCACCGTGGAGGGCGTGCCTTACATCACCTTCCTCGCCGCTGGCACCGTGTGCTACGGCACCATGAACAGCGCCACCTTCGAAGCGCTCTACTCCGGCTTTTCCCGCATGCACGTGCAGCGCACCTGGGACGCGATCCTGAACGCCCCCATCACCCTGGACGACGTGGTGACGGCGGAGGCGGTGTGGGCTGCCTCCAAGAGCTTCCTCTCCGGGATGGCGATCCTCGCCGTCATCTGGCTCCTGGGGCTTTCCCATTCGCCCCTCACCCTGTGGATCGTTCTCCTCGTGCCTTTGATCGGGCTCACCTTCGCCTGCATGGGACTCACGATCACGGCCCTGTCCCCGAGCTACGACTTCTTCCTCTACTATTTCACCCTGGTCATCACCCCAATGGTGCTCCTGTGCGGCGTGTTCTTCCCCACCGCCCAGCTTCCCGCGGTCCTGCAGAACGTGGCCCAGGTGCTGCCCCTCACCCACGCCATCGAGCTGGTGCGCCCGCTGGTGGTGGGCCGTGCGCCGGCGGAGCCCCTCCTCCACGTGCTGGTGCTTCTTGCCTACGCGGCTGCCGCTTTCTACCTGGCGCTGGTGCTCACCCGCCGGCGGCTGCTCAAGTGAGCTTTCCTGTGGAAATCATGGGGCGGCCATCCCCATGATCGAGCTCGCCGTCAATGGGGAACGGCGCAGCCTGACCCTTGATTCCCGGACACCGCTCCTTTGGGCGCTGCGGGACGCCCTCGGGCTCAAGGGCACCAAGTACGGCTGCGGCGTTGGCGTCTGCGGCATCTGCGTGGTGTGGCTCGACGGCGCCCCGGCCAAGGCCTGCCAGGTTGCCCTCGCGGAAGTGGGAACACGCGCCGTCACCACCCTGGAGGGGCTGGGAAGCGAGCACCCGGTGGTGCGGGCGTGGATCGCCGAACAGGTGCCCCAGTGCGGCTATTGCCAGGGCGGGCAGATCATGACGGCCGCGGCGTTGCTGGCCCGCGACCCCCGGCCGTCGCCCCAGGAAGCGGCGGCGGCCCTGGACGAGGTGTTGTGCCGCTGCGGCACCTACCACCGCATCCGCCGGGCCTTCGCGCGGGCGGCGCAGGGCGACCTGCCCCCCGCCCCCGGGATGACTCCTCCGCCCGCGCCTCCCGGAACGCGGCACTTCGCCCTCAACGATTTCGTGCGCCTGGGCACCGACGGGACGTTCACCGTGGTGGTCAACCATTCGGAGATGGGCCAGGGCGCCCTCACGGGCCTCGCCCTGCTGGTAGCCGAGGAGCTGGGCGTTGCGCCCTCCGCCTTGCGCACCGAGTTCGCCCCGGCGGAGGCCCGGTACAAGAACCCCATGTGGAACGTGCAACTGACGGGCGGCTCCAGCAGTATCCGGGGCGAGTGGGAACGGTTGCGGCGGGCCGGGGCGGAGGCGCGGGAGAAGCTCCTCGCCGCGGCGGCGAAGCGCTGGCGGGTCAAAGCCCGGGAATGCCGGCTTTATGACGATGGAATCACCCACGAACCCACGGGCCGAAGCCTCCCCCTCGGCGAGCTGGCGGAAGCTGCGGCGCAAAAACGGCCGCCCGCGCGCATCAGGCTCAAGCCCCCTTCCGCGTTCCGTTTTATCGGCCGCCCGGCGCCCCGGCTGGACATTCCGGACATGGTGGCCGGTCGCACCGTCTACGGCATGGACGTGGAAGTGCCGGGCAGGCTCGTGGCCGTGGTAGCGCGCCCGCCCGAATTCGGCGGGCGGCTGAAGCGGGTGGATCCGTCCCGAGCGCTGGCGCTACCGGGCGTCGTGCGCGTGCTGGAGATCGGCAATGGCGTGGCGGTGGTGGCGGAGACGTTCCTCCAGGCCTTGCAGGGGCGCGAGGCCTTGGACATCGAGTGGGCGCCGGGTCCCCATGGGGCGCTCTCGAACGACGGCATCGAGGCAGCGCTGGAAGAAGCCCTCGCCCGGCCGGGTAAGGTGGTCCGCGCCCGCGGCCGCCCCAAGAGGGTGCTGACCCGGGCCGAGCGGGTGCTGGAGGCCATCTACGCGACCCCGTATCTCGCCCACGGGACGCTGGAGCCGATGAATTGCACCGCTCACGTCCACGGGGACGGCTGCGACGTCTGGGTCGGCACCCAGAGCCAGGAAGACGCCCAGAAGGCCGCGGCGCAGGCGGCGGGACTACCCCGGTCCCGGGTGCGGGTGCACACCGCCTTCCTGGGCGGCGGCTTCGGCCGGCGGCTGGAAACCGACTTCGTCGCAGAAGCCGTGGAGCTTTCGAAGGCGATGGGCACCCCCGTGCAGGTCCTCTGGACCCGGGCCGACGACCTGCGGCACGACGCCTATCGCCCGGCGCACCGGGCCAGGCTGCAAGCGGCCCTGGACCGGAAAGGGTGGCCCGAAGCCCTCTTCGTGCGGGTCGCGGGCCCGGAGCTGGCCCTGGACATGGTGGAGGTGCCCTACGCTATCCCCCACTACCGGGAGGAGCATGCGGAAGTGGCGTCGCCGGTGCCCACCGGCGCGTGGCGGGCCGTGGGGGCGTCGCAAAACGGCTTCGTGGTAGAGGGCTTCATCGACGAGCTGGCCCACGCCGGCGGCCACGACCCGTTCGAATTCCGCCGCACCCTCCTCGCTTCTCACCCGCGCCACCGGGCGGTGCTGGAGCGGGCCGCGGCCCTGGCCGGCTGGGGCACGCCCCTGCCGCCCGGCCGGGGACGGGGCATCGCTACCTACGCTTCCTTCGGCGCCTGGGTCGCCCTGGTGGCGGAGGCGGCGGTAAACGAAGCGGGGAAGATCCAGGTCGAGCGTGTCACGAGCGTGATCGACTGCGGCCTAGCGGTCAACCCGGACAGCGTGCTGGCCCAAGTGGAAGGCGGAATCGCCATGGGCCTTTCGGCGACCCTCAAGGAGGAGGTGCGCATCGAAGGCGGCCGGGTGACCCAGGCCACATTCCGCGACTACCCCATCCTCACGTTTTCGGAAATGCCCGAGCTGGAGGTGGAGATCGTGGAAAGCCGCGAGCCGCCGGGTGGGGTGGGCGAGCCGGCGGTGCCAGTCGTGGCGCCCGCGGTGGCCAACGCGGTGTTCGCGGCCACCGGTCTACGGCTGAGGCGGTTGCCGTTGCGGCTGCCGGGGGGGCGGCCTTTCGCTCCGGGAGGTTTCAACCACATGAAATGTGCATAAACCAAGGACGTTTCCCGGACAGGGGGGAAGCCGAGCGATGCTCTGGATCAAGGCGTTTCACATCGTCTTCATGGTGACCTGGTTCGCCGGGCTGTTCTATCTGCCGCGGCTGTTCGTCTACCACGCCATGGCGGAGGACCCGGTGAGCCAGGAGCGCTTCCAGGTGATGGAGCGCAAGCTCTATTACGGCATCATGACGCCAGGCGCGGTGTTGACCCTTGCCTTAGGGCTCTGGCTGTGGCTCGGTTACGGCTTTTCCGGGGGATGGCTGCACGCGAAGCTCGCGCTGGTGGCGGTCCTGGTGGGCTACCACCTGTGGTGCGGCAAGCTCCTGCGGGATTTCCGGCAACAGCGCAACACTCGCAGCCACGTC
This region includes:
- the potA2 gene encoding spermidine/putrescine import ATP-binding protein PotA 2, producing the protein MALLEIRNVTRRFGDFTAVDHVSLSIEAGEFFTLLGPSGCGKTTLLRMIAGFDLPDEGQIVLDGRDLGATPPEKRPIHTVFQSYALFPHMTVADNVAFPLKMAGRDPATIKAKVAEALEAVHLSDKAERFPHELSGGQKQRVALARGIVNRPRLLLLDEPLGALDAKLREEMQLELIKLQRDVGITFVFVTHSQAEALALSHRIAVMNRGRIEQVDEPSRLYSFPKSRFVADFIGNINLMEAEVKEATPTHLVLTVPGLGEIHAPPADGVRPGTKGAFAIRPEQVRITTPGAAELKNHFPGRVHDFLYVGDVTTYIVDLENGARVEALLANSAPGRARFFEVGDPVDVAWRHDAGVFLSE
- the potB gene encoding polyamine transporter PotB, which codes for MSGPPFLFLLLFFLLPSVIMVVASFRHPGEFGGLAPLFPAAPGEEAGLTLENYRIFFGDWIYFQIFLKSFVIAALTTLVCLAIAYPLALLIARSPRRYRDLMVLLVVLPFASNFLVRVYAWMIILGPFELLFTRTAVIVGMVYVHLPFMVLPLYTNLEKHDPALLDAAQDLGANAWHRFWKVTFPLSLPGVFAGSALVFIPVLGMFAIPEILGGIGDWMVGNMIKEAFLGVRDWPFGSMLSLMLTVCVLAVAGLTAWFAGRKLRHA
- the potC gene encoding polyamine transporter PotC; amino-acid sequence: MRRLGLGVEVLAIAMLFWSCFAGEARYALFAAGCLLLGAAAALGWFGERRRMPDFWLWYASLLAYAFLYVPLIIVVTFSFNDSKLNAEWVGFTLDWYRRLINNADMLTAARNSVLIALTAAGIATVLGTMAGIAMHRYRSRFLPFLVFTPVAMPEILLGVSLLIYFLNSLKPLLSAVGVEFDLGLVTVIIAHITFCIGFVAIIVRARLAGMDESIFEAARDLGASPWQTFRLVTLPLILPGIIAGALMAFTLSIDDFVITFFTSGVGTKTLPLEIYTMIKVAVTPEVNAVSALMMLITLAMIVIAGRVAPDVLRAKA
- the potD gene encoding polyamine transporter PotD translates to MKRGRRRALQALFAAAGLALSPGIRPARAQQPVLRLFNWNNYITEESVRAFESRCGCRLAQDYYADNEEMLAKLAAGATGYDLLVPTGNAVEALIKSDQLRPLDKSKIPNLVNVKPQFLDPWFDPGNRYSVPYMYTLTIVGYNNQRMQALELPTDTWALIFDPKHLRKIKGKVTVLDSQRELFAAALIYLGYDANESDEKKLKEARDLIIEAKPYWAAFNAGSYFKELAIGNVWVAHGYSNDFYTAQQDARAAGRPFTIGYSTPKEGAVFALDNLVIHKTGQRPDLAHLFINFWLEGEASAAITNEIGAGNPNMRAMQFIKPEIAANRDLFPDAEQFKRLRDLRDYDRKTRRLLNRLWVEVKVR
- a CDS encoding ferredoxin; protein product: MSYYKYHVFFCCNQRQAGEACCNNHGAQTMRAYAKEQVKALKLAGPGKVRINQAGCLDRCSEGPVLVVYPEGIWYTYVDQDDIDEIIREHLVHGRVVERLRI
- the nodI gene encoding Nod factor export ATP-binding protein I, translated to MQVLTARGLRKFYGTREVVRGVDLAVQRGQCFGLLGPNGAGKTTTLRLCLGLTDPDGGEIHLLGEPVPQRAREARTRVGVVPQFDNLDPDFTVAENLLVFGRYFGLDDETVARRVPELLAFAGLEGRADTRIQTLSGGMRRRLTLARALVNDPDLLFLDEPTTGLDPQARHLIWERLKQLLALGKTIVLTTHFMDEAERLCDTLSVMDHGRIIAHGSPRALIRHHIEREVVEVYGEGVQAWAREQAQGLCRRVEVAGETAFCYCDGAQPIIADLEGRPGLRYLHRPANLEDVFLKLTGRDIRD
- the nodJ gene encoding transport permease protein — translated: MSAQFPAARPFNGFNPKHLQPPRLSLRFVPVWRRNFLVWRKLAIPSMLGNLADPMLYMLALGFGLGGLLPTVEGVPYITFLAAGTVCYGTMNSATFEALYSGFSRMHVQRTWDAILNAPITLDDVVTAEAVWAASKSFLSGMAILAVIWLLGLSHSPLTLWIVLLVPLIGLTFACMGLTITALSPSYDFFLYYFTLVITPMVLLCGVFFPTAQLPAVLQNVAQVLPLTHAIELVRPLVVGRAPAEPLLHVLVLLAYAAAAFYLALVLTRRRLLK